The following coding sequences are from one Triticum aestivum cultivar Chinese Spring chromosome 5A, IWGSC CS RefSeq v2.1, whole genome shotgun sequence window:
- the LOC123103468 gene encoding protein FAR1-RELATED SEQUENCE 1 isoform X1 — MGGKKPRVVLTDQDAAMKKAVPKVFPDAFHRFCIWHVRRKARENLGAYMSIKKGMEQDLDYCIMQSMTVEEFEMNWKEMELKHSCGKHAHIKRMWENREYFVPAYFQEVFCPFIRSTSRSESFNSNFKDYVLRKDTIETFLRQYELFQENVMHIEDQDRFLSNEKVPIMWGYQRVERHAAEIYTRAIYTKFLTEMLNSTAFGVNEIVKNESYELKRNFPYENPEFDREIFAVQVNREKEEFVCNCGKFQRDGILCCHILRLFTQFDMLKIPDQYIIPRWTREFREKELQKHKSSALGINGEDQSHNAVRYAIMMNTVGEVCSDISHDSRFCQELMDAVNAVHSKYLLGKQQTAEGDKTYEQTVNEACVSEPLNDPAVINNKSVRKGNRLKSRSEREGWKKAADKRKKCI; from the coding sequence ATGGGTGGAAAAAAACCGAGAGTAGTACTTACTGATCAAGATGCTGCAATGAAGAAAGCTGTTCCAAAAGTGTTCCCAGATGCATTCCATAGGTTCTGTATTTGGCATGTTAGAAGGAAAGCAAGAGAAAATTTGGGTGCATACATGTCAATTAAGAAAGGAATGGAACAAGACCTTGACTATTGTATCATGCAGTCCATGACTGTTGAAGAGTTTGAAATGAATTGGAAAGAAATGGAGCTGAAGCATAGTTGTGGAAAACATGCTCACATTAAGCGCATGTGGGAGAATAGAGAGTACTTTGTTCCTGCTTATTTCCAAGAAGTGTTCTGCCCGTTCATTAGGTCTACCAGCAGAAGTGAGAGCTTCAATTCAAATTTCAAGGACTATGTTTTGCGAAAGGATACAATAGAAACTTTCCTTCGTCAGTATGAATTATTCCAGGAAAATGTGATGCACATAGAGGATCAAGATAGGTTCTTGTCTAATGAAAAAGTACCTATCATGTGGGGATATCAGCGGGTTGAGCGTCATGCAGCTGAAATTTACACCAGAGCTATATATACCAAGTTCTTGACTGAAATGTTAAATTCAACTGCTTTCGGGGTTAATGAGATTGTGAAGAATGAATCATATGAATTAAAGAGGAACTTTCCATACGAAAATCCAGAGTTTGACAGGGAAATCTTTGCTGTGCAAGTAAATCGAGAAAAGGAAGAATTTGTGTGCAATTGTGGGAAGTTTCAGAGGGATGGTATTCTTTGTTGCCACATCCTTAGATTGTTTACGCAGTTTGACATGCTCAAGATACCTGACCAGTATATTATTCCTAGATGGACTAGAGAATTTAGGGAGAAGGAATTGCAGAAACACAAGTCTAGTGCCCTTGGTATTAATGGAGAAGACCAGTCACACAATGCTGTCAGATATGCCATCATGATGAATACAGTGGGGGAGGTATGCTCTGACATAAGTCATGATTCACGTTTTTGTCAAGAGCTGATGGATGCAGTTAATGCTGTTCATAGTAAGTATCTTCTAGGCAAGCAACAAACTGCAGAAGGGGATAAAACTTATGAACAAACAGTGAACGAAGCATGTGTGAGTGAGCCTTTGAACGATCCTGCTGTAATAAACAACAAGTCAGTGAGGAAAGGGAACAGATTGAAGAGCCGATCCGAGAGAGAAGGGTGGAAAAAGGCTGCTGATAAACGGAAGAAATGTATTTGA